The following proteins come from a genomic window of Coregonus clupeaformis isolate EN_2021a unplaced genomic scaffold, ASM2061545v1 scaf0098, whole genome shotgun sequence:
- the LOC121584611 gene encoding serine/threonine-protein phosphatase 2A catalytic subunit beta isoform — protein MEDKSFTKELDQWIEQLNECKQLTENQVRSLCEKAKEILTKESNVQKVRCPVTVCGDVHGQFHDLMELFKIGGKSPDTNYLFMGDYVDRGYYSVETVTLLVTLKVRYQERITILRGNHESRQITQVYGFYDECLRKYGNANVWKSFTDLFDYLPLTALVDEQIFCLHGGLSPSIDTLDHIRALDRLQEVPHEGPMCDLLWSDPDDRGGWGISPRGAGYTFGQDISETFNHANGLTLVSRAHQLVMEGYNWGHDKNVVTIFSAPNYCYRCGNQAAIMELDDTLKYSFLQFDPAPRRGEPHVTRRTPDYFL, from the exons ATGGAAGACAAATCTTTTACGAAGGAATTAGACCAATGGATCGAACAACTAAATGAGTGCAAACAACTTACTGAGAATCAAGTCAGGAGTCTCTGTGAGAAG GCCAAGGAAATCCTCACCAAGGAATCAAATGTGCAAAAAGTGCGATGTCCAGTCACAGTTTGCGGGGATGTTCATGGGCAGTTCCATGACCTCATGGAACTCTTCAAGATTGGGGGGAAATCTCCTGACACCAACTACCTGTTCATGGGGGATTACGTGGATAGAGGCTACTACTCAGTGGAAACAGTCACTCTTCTCGTCACATTAAAG GTCCGGTACCAAGAACGAATCACAATTCTGCGAGGAAACCACGAAAGCAGGCAAATCACACAGGTGTATGGCTTCTATGACGAGTGCTTGAGGAAATACGGCAATGCCAACGTGTGGAAATCCTTCACAGACCTGTTTGACTATCTCCCACTAACTGCACTTGTAGATGAACAG ATCTTCTGCCTACATGGAGGCCTCTCTCCTTCAATAGACACTCTTGATCACATACGGGCTCTGGACCGCTTGCAGGAGGTCCCACACGAG GGTCCAATGTGTGACCTTCTGTGGTCAGACCCAGATGACCGCGGTGGCTGGGGCATCTCCCCAAGAGGTGCTGGCTACACCTTTGGTCAAGACATCTCTGAAACCTTCAACCATGCCAACGGGCTCACCCTTGTGTCCCGTGCCCACCAGTTGGTTATGGAG GGATACAACTGGGGCCATGACAAAAACGTTGTCACCATTTTCAGTGCACCAAACTACTGCTATCGCTGTGGCAACCAGGCAGCCATCATGGAGCTGGATGATACTCTCAAATATTCTTT CCTACAGTTCGACCCGGCTCCTCGGCGCGGAGAGCCTCATGTGACTAGACGCACCCCTGACTACTTCTTGTAA